A single Argentina anserina chromosome 7, drPotAnse1.1, whole genome shotgun sequence DNA region contains:
- the LOC126804104 gene encoding BTB/POZ and MATH domain-containing protein 3, with the protein MPPLPKPSLRSSQFGKTSMAPNLENDESCSRSISETVNGSHRFTIKGYSLAKGMGAGKYILSDTFTVGGYDWAIYFYPDGKNPEDSSVYVSVFIALVSEGTDVRALFELTLVDQSNSGKDKVHSHFDRALESGPYTLKYRGSMWGYKRFFRRTALETSEFLKDDSLVLNCTVGVVRTRLECPKQFAITVPPSDMGEGLRAFLDSGAGCDVVFQVGDEEFKAHKLILAARSPVFKAQFFGHLGDSTVDKIVVKDVEPFIFKAMLLFIYGDKLPDIREVTGSSSLCTFTVMVQHLLAAADLYNLERLKLLCESKLCEEITIETVATTLALAEQHHCPQLKAVCLKFAAKSTNLGAVMQSDGYKHLEESCPSVLQELLKTFASVDANENSSSSKKRSGSSIFGLDLPVDGSGAVAESANPIGRRLRPRRY; encoded by the exons ATGCCACCGCTCCCCAAACCCTCCCTCCGGAGCTCCCAATTCGGTAAAACCTCCATGGCTCCGAATCTCGAAAACGACGAGTCGTGCTCGCGCTCGATCAGCGAGACCGTCAACGGCTCCCACCGCTTCACCATAAAGGGCTATTCTTTAGCCAAAGGGATGGGCGCCGGCAAATACATCCTCAGCGACACTTTCACCGTCGGCGGTTACGACTGGGCGATTTACTTTTACCCCGACGGTAAAAACCCCGAGGACAGCTCCGTCTACGTCTCCGTCTTCATCGCCCTGGTCAGTGAGGGCACCGACGTCAGAGCCTTGTTTGAGCTGACCTTGGTTGACCAGAGCAACAGCGGCAAGGACAAGGTCCATAGCCATTTCGATCGCGCCTTGGAGAGCGGGCCCTACACCTTAAAGTACCGCGGCAGCATGTG GGGTTACAAGCGATTTTTCAGAAGAACGGCGCTCGAGACATCCGAGTTTCTTAAGGACGATTCCCTCGTGTTGAACTGCACTGTTGGAGTTGTCAGGACTCGCCTCGAGTGTCCGAAGCAATTTGCAATCACCGTGCCGCCATCAGACATGGGTGAAGGTCTTAGGGCGTTTTTAGATTCCGGAGCTGGCTGCGACGTGGTCTTTCAGGTCGGGGATGAGGAATTTAAAGCTCACAAGTTGATACTTGCTGCCCGTTCTCCTGTATTCAAAGCACAGTTTTTTGGACACCTTGGGGATTCAACTGTAGATAAAATAGTCGTGAAGGATGTTGAGCCCTTTATCTTCAAG gcaaTGCTTCTGTTTATTTACGGGGACAAACTTCCTGATATACGTGAAGTTACAGGTTCATCATCTTTGTGCACATTCACTGTCATGGTGCAGCATCTGTTAGCTGCTGCAGACTTGTATAATCTAGAGCGACTGAAGTTGTTGTGTGAATCAAAGTTGTGTGAAGAAATCACAATTGAAACAGTGGCAACCACACTGGCTCTTGCTGAGCAGCATCACTGCCCACAGCTGAAGGCTGTGTGTCTAAAATTTGCAGCAAAGTCAACAAACTTGGGAG CTGTGATGCAGTCAGATGGATACAAGCATCTAGAAGAGAGTTGCCCCTCTGTGTTGCAGGAGCTACTGAAGACTTTTGCTTCTGTTGATGCCAATGAAAATTCAAGTTCAAGTAAGAAGAGGAGTGGCAGCAGCATATTTGGGCTGGACTTGCCAGTAGACGGCAGTGGGGCAGTAGCAGAATCAGCAAATCCCATTGGCAGGCGGTTGAGGCCGCGGCGATATTAA
- the LOC126801532 gene encoding ultraviolet-B receptor UVR8 isoform X1 produces MNDGGDVRMEEGDGGEKAVFMWGYLPGALPQRSPLFSPTVVRPGGDYGWRDVFGGGCGFAMAISESGKLITWGSTDDLGQSYVTSGKHGEKPEPFPLPGEVSLVKAAAGWAHCVAVTDIGAVYTWGWRECVPSGKVIAEPSMGANFEMDVMDRQSSFLTDQVSPRSQGSRSTGGTVSAADAQGAGEESLKRRRVSSAKQAAESSSSCDETLSALPCLVTLNPGIRIANVAAGGRHTLALSDMGQVWGWGYGGEGQLGLGSRIRMVSSPHPIPCINSSSYGVMNSEEHSFRVPGNYVKGIACGGRHSAVITDAGALLTFGWGLYGQCGQGSTDDELSPICVSSLLGIRIESVAAGLWHTVCISVDGDVYAFGGNQFGQLGTGADQAETIPRLLDAPILENANAKIVSCGARHSFIITEDAKVFGWGWNKYGQLGLGDVIDRNIPAQVMIDGCVPKNVACGWWHTLLLAELPT; encoded by the exons ATGAATGACGGCGGAGATGTGAGAATGGAGGAGGGAGACGGCGGAGAGAAGGCGGTGTTCATGTGGGGATATCTTCCTGGAGCTCTGCCGCAAAGGTCGCCGCTTTTTTCGCCGACGGTTGTGAGGCCCGGCGGCGATTATGGGTGGAGGGACGTCTTCGGCGGCGGTTGCGGCTTCGCCATGGCCATTTCTG AGTCTGGAAAGCTGATTACATGGGGTTCAACAGATGATCTAGGTCAAAGCTATGTGACATCTGGGAAGCATGGG gAAAAGCCAGAGCCATTTCCTCTTCCAGGTGAAGTTTCTCTAGTTAAGGCAGCTGCAGGTTGGGCGCATTGTGTTGCAGTTACAG ATATCGGAGCAGTTTACACATGGGGATGGAGAGAGTGTGTTCCCTCGGGGAAAGTCATTGCAGAACCATCTATGGGTGCAAACTTTGAAATGGATGTAATGGACAGACAAAGTTCTTTCTTGACAGACCAAg TTAGCCCTCGCTCTCAAGGCTCACGATCCACTGGTGGAACAGTGTCTGCTGCTGATGCGCAGGGAGCTGGAGAAGAAAGTTTAAAGCGAAGAAGGGTATCTTCAGCAAAGCAAGCAGCTGAAAGTTCATCGTCTTGTGATGAAACTCTCTCAGCATTGCCATGTCTTGTGACATTGAACCCAGGAATTAGAATAGCCAATGTTGCTGCCGGAGGACGCCATACTCTAGCATTATCAG ATATGGGTCAGGTGTGGGGATGGGGATATGGAGGTGAAGGGCAGCTTGGTCTGGGATCACGGATACGTATGGTGTCCTCCCCTCATCCTATACCTTGTATCAATTCCTCATCTTATGGTGTCATGAATTCAGAGGAACACAGTTTTAGAGTACCTGGAAATTATGTGAAAGGGATTGCCTGCGGAGGTCGGCATAGTGCAGTGATCACAG ATGCTGGAGCACTACTTACTTTCGGTTGGGGGCTTTATGGGCAG TGTGGACAAGGAAGTACAGATGATGAGCTAagtccaatttgtgtatcttcatTACTGGGTATCCGGATAGAGAGTGTTGCTGCAGGACTATGGCATACTGTCTGCATTTCAGTTGATGGTGATGTTTATGCATTTGGGGGTAATCAGTTCGGCCAGTTAGGAACTGGAGCTGACCAAGCTGAG ACTATTCCGAGACTTTTGGATGCTCCTATTCTGGAAAATGCGAATGCAAAAATTGTTTCCTGTGGAGCTCGTCATAGTTTCATTATCACCG AGGATGCAAAAGTATTTGGCTGGGGATGGAACAAGTATGGCCAG CTGGGCTTGGGTGACGTGATTGACCGCAACATTCCAGCGCAAGTCATGATTGATGGATGTGTCCCCAAAAATGTGGCATGTGGCTGGTGGCATACCTTGCTTCTGGCCGAACTACCCACTTAG
- the LOC126801532 gene encoding ultraviolet-B receptor UVR8 isoform X2: MGGGTSSAAVAASPWPFLEKPEPFPLPGEVSLVKAAAGWAHCVAVTDIGAVYTWGWRECVPSGKVIAEPSMGANFEMDVMDRQSSFLTDQVSPRSQGSRSTGGTVSAADAQGAGEESLKRRRVSSAKQAAESSSSCDETLSALPCLVTLNPGIRIANVAAGGRHTLALSDMGQVWGWGYGGEGQLGLGSRIRMVSSPHPIPCINSSSYGVMNSEEHSFRVPGNYVKGIACGGRHSAVITDAGALLTFGWGLYGQCGQGSTDDELSPICVSSLLGIRIESVAAGLWHTVCISVDGDVYAFGGNQFGQLGTGADQAETIPRLLDAPILENANAKIVSCGARHSFIITEDAKVFGWGWNKYGQLGLGDVIDRNIPAQVMIDGCVPKNVACGWWHTLLLAELPT; this comes from the exons ATGGGTGGAGGGACGTCTTCGGCGGCGGTTGCGGCTTCGCCATGGCCATTTCTG gAAAAGCCAGAGCCATTTCCTCTTCCAGGTGAAGTTTCTCTAGTTAAGGCAGCTGCAGGTTGGGCGCATTGTGTTGCAGTTACAG ATATCGGAGCAGTTTACACATGGGGATGGAGAGAGTGTGTTCCCTCGGGGAAAGTCATTGCAGAACCATCTATGGGTGCAAACTTTGAAATGGATGTAATGGACAGACAAAGTTCTTTCTTGACAGACCAAg TTAGCCCTCGCTCTCAAGGCTCACGATCCACTGGTGGAACAGTGTCTGCTGCTGATGCGCAGGGAGCTGGAGAAGAAAGTTTAAAGCGAAGAAGGGTATCTTCAGCAAAGCAAGCAGCTGAAAGTTCATCGTCTTGTGATGAAACTCTCTCAGCATTGCCATGTCTTGTGACATTGAACCCAGGAATTAGAATAGCCAATGTTGCTGCCGGAGGACGCCATACTCTAGCATTATCAG ATATGGGTCAGGTGTGGGGATGGGGATATGGAGGTGAAGGGCAGCTTGGTCTGGGATCACGGATACGTATGGTGTCCTCCCCTCATCCTATACCTTGTATCAATTCCTCATCTTATGGTGTCATGAATTCAGAGGAACACAGTTTTAGAGTACCTGGAAATTATGTGAAAGGGATTGCCTGCGGAGGTCGGCATAGTGCAGTGATCACAG ATGCTGGAGCACTACTTACTTTCGGTTGGGGGCTTTATGGGCAG TGTGGACAAGGAAGTACAGATGATGAGCTAagtccaatttgtgtatcttcatTACTGGGTATCCGGATAGAGAGTGTTGCTGCAGGACTATGGCATACTGTCTGCATTTCAGTTGATGGTGATGTTTATGCATTTGGGGGTAATCAGTTCGGCCAGTTAGGAACTGGAGCTGACCAAGCTGAG ACTATTCCGAGACTTTTGGATGCTCCTATTCTGGAAAATGCGAATGCAAAAATTGTTTCCTGTGGAGCTCGTCATAGTTTCATTATCACCG AGGATGCAAAAGTATTTGGCTGGGGATGGAACAAGTATGGCCAG CTGGGCTTGGGTGACGTGATTGACCGCAACATTCCAGCGCAAGTCATGATTGATGGATGTGTCCCCAAAAATGTGGCATGTGGCTGGTGGCATACCTTGCTTCTGGCCGAACTACCCACTTAG